A genomic region of Caloenas nicobarica isolate bCalNic1 chromosome 9, bCalNic1.hap1, whole genome shotgun sequence contains the following coding sequences:
- the N4BP1 gene encoding NEDD4-binding protein 1 isoform X2, translated as MAARRAARGSGPGLDEFTVPAEKSRLLEGSRGRIEGLFEVRLAVLGAQGDWRVALPPPGPPPAAARIWVQLAGGGKAVRSAKEYIKGLCEPELEEKEHYPKDIHCIFVGAQSLFLNSLIQDTCADITVLEIGLLSIKGGAEAVVMAQSHVQQFVKLFESNESLLSDKESEIKKQFRQFVEAHADKYTMDLLILPSSLKRELLSLTQTECCGAESNVIDLTGSESPTELVPNKAIATSRDGRADGEEARNKAGTPVTELTKQMDTVLSDAPETSFVPINVPPLEAVVSKERQSCKRRSSDDEERLPKKQFSWGNDQEAESASHRNPSDSNAVIDLFSDSCSESGDPGYCLKEGDDISEEMEYKILVNFFRTMGYSQNIVEKVIGSLGQSVEPLTLLEEIEKENVKFQKEHEQSSEKPRTVHPPLGSNANNSQNLEDKVISSNKSPLKSSHTSKETENEYHKIRDSPNLHVDAEDEMQMLVGKPASPSSKNSPACCKQRDRYCPAKSHSSRSSDIETDCVTFGAVQAGALKDVDFVARGSSDVPCISTKTKTAAQQRSAGPSPVQNSHPGFEEPLGHGSSSAHARALNQCLSQPSNAENPLPEQVLSSQIHPSHPEREAAGPPRRHPDPSVTGVQRFLESLKTPYRLELKNEPGKPYLKHIIIDGSNVAISHGLRKFFSCRGIAIAVDYFWKRGHRNITVFVPQWRTRRDPFVTEQDFLTQLQDVGILSLTPARMVLGTRIAAHDDRFLLHLADKTGGVIVTNDNFREFVTESLAWREIIQKS; from the exons ATGGCGGCTCGCAGGGCAGCCCGCGGCTCCGGGCCGGGGCTGGATGAGTTCACCGTCCCGGCGGAGAAGAGCCGGCTCCTGGAGGGGAGCCGGGGCCGCATCGAGGGCTTGTTCGAGGTGCGGCTGGCGGTGCTGGGGGCGCAGGGGGACTGGCGGGTcgccctcccgccgcccggcccgccgcccgccgccgccaggATCTGGGTGCAGCTGGCGGGCGGCGGGAAGGCCGTGCGCAGCGCCAAG gAGTATATTAAGGGACTCTGTGAACCTGAACTGGAAGAAAAGGAGCACTACCCAAAGGACATCCACTGCATCTTTGTTGGTGCGCAAAGCCTGTTTCTCAACAGCCTGATCCAGGATACCTGTGCTGATATAACAGTGCTGGAAATAGGATTGCTCAGCATCAAGGGGGGCGCAGAAGCTGTTGTTATGGCTCAAAGTCACGTCCAGCAGTTTGTGAAGCTTTTTGAAAGCAATGAAAGCTTACTAAGTGACAAGGAATCGGAGATTAAAAAGCAGTTCAGACAATTTGTGGAAGCACACGCAGATAAATATACAATGGATTTACTGATTTTGCCCAGCTCACTGAAAAGAGAGCTCCTGAGTCTCACACAAACGGAATGTTGTGGAGCAGAGAGCAATGTCATCGATCTCACGGGTTctgagagcccgacagagctggtACCAAACAAAGCGATAGCTACAAGCAGAGATGGGAGAGCAGATGGCGAGGAAGCCAGAAACAAAGCTGGGACACCCGTAACCGAGCTGACAAAGCAAATGGACACTGTGCTTTCTGATGCTCCTGAAACAAGTTTTGTTCCCATAAACGTGCCCCCGTTAGAGGCCGTGGTGTCTAAAGAAAGGCAGTCCTGTAAAAGAAGATCTTCTGATGATGAGGAAAGGCTCCCTAAAAAGCAGTTCTCTTGGGGAAATGATCAGGAGGCGGAATCTGCTTCGCACAGGAATCCCTCAGACAGCAATGCAGTTATTGATCTGTTTTCAGACAGCTGCAGTGAATCGGGTGATCCTGGTTATTGCCTTAAAGAAGGTGATGATATCAGTGAGGAAATGGAATATAAGATTCTTGTGAACTTCTTCAGAACGATGGGATATTCCCAAAATATTGTAGAAAAAGTTATTGGTAGCCTGGGACAATCTGTGGAACCATTAACGTTGCTAGAAGAAATcgaaaaggaaaatgtaaaatttcaaAAAGAACATGAACAGTCATCTGAAAAGCCTAGAACTGTCCATCCTCCTTTAGGAAGTAATGCAAATAATTCACAAAATCTGGAAGACAAAGTAATTTCTAGCAATAAGAGTCCACTCAAATCCAGCCATACTtcaaaggagacagaaaatgaaTATCACAAAATAAGAGATTCACCAAACCTGCACGTTGATGCAGAAGATGAAATGCAGATGTTGGTGGGCAAacctgcttctccttccagtAAAAATTCACCTGCATGCTGTAAACAAAGAGACCGATATTGTCCTGCTAAGAGTCACAGTTCAAGGTCAAGTGATATAGAAACAGATTGTGTAACTTTTGGCGCTGTACAAGCTGGGGCTCTCAAAGATGTTGATTTTGTAGCCAGAGGGAGCTCAGATGTGCCGTGTATCTCAACTAAGACTAAAACTGCAGCTCAGCAAAGATCTGCAGGGCCCTCCCCTGTACAGAACAGTCATCCTGGCTTTGAGGAGCCGCTGGGACACGGCAGCTCCTCTGCTCACGCCAGAGCTCTCAACCAATGCCTTTCCCAACCCTCGAACGCTGAAAATCCTCTTCCAGAGCAGGTCTTGTCTTCACAAATCCACCCTTCACATCCTGAGAGAGAGGCAGCGGGGCCACCCAGACGTCATCCCGACCCTTCCGTCACTGGAGTACAGCGATTTCTGGAATCTCTGAAAACGCCGTACAGGCTGGAGTTGAAAAATGAACCTGGGAAACCCTATTTAAAACACATCATTATTGATGGAAGCAATGTTGCCATTTC TCATGGTCTAAGGAAATTCTTCTCCTGTCGAGGAATTGCAATAGCTGTTGACTATTTTTGGAAACGTGGCCACCGAAATATCACTGTGTTTGTTCCACAGTGGAGAACAAGACGTGATCCTTTCGTTACAG